The stretch of DNA CTCCTGTTGTTACCGGGAATACTGGGTTTACAATTCAGCCCACCCAAACATTTCCAGATGGTTCTTCACAAATTGTAGGCATACTAAACGCTGATCTGACCGGTGCTGGTGGGACAGGTAAAACTATAACATTTACTTCAATTGCTCCACCAATATCTGATACTAGGATGTATGTGATGTATGTTCTAGCAGACGGATATGTCAATGGAAACATTGTCATGGGTCCACTTGCGGAGGTAGTCTTGCGTGTATCTGCGACTTAGAATGTCCTTGGGGCATGGATCTGGAAGATTATTTCGCTATGACAAGAAGCGTGGTCTAATCGCTGTCCGAATCTAAAATATCAATTGAGGTATCTGACATTGTTAAAGACTAAGATATTTGCTTTGTCGCTGATTCTTGCAGGATTGATAGCATTGCTGACATCGCTGAGCTATACAAATTCTGAGATCAGCCCTGTGACCAACATACCTAGAATAGAAGTGCCTGAGATACACACATCCGAAATCAAACTACCTATAGTTGGCAGTGCCAAGCTAACAAACATCGATAATTCTCAAATTGTTAATTCTACCAATACTTGTCTTGGTGTTGAATTGTGTACCACTGACACAATAATCAAAATAATAGATGGTGATACAATCTACACTACACACCACAAAGTCCGACTAGCGCTTGTAGATGCGCCTGAAAAATATGATTCTGGGTTTTCAGATGCTAAATCATTTACAAACAATCTGTGTCCGGTAGGCTCAACTATATTCATAGACCAAGATGATAGACAAAAAACGGATCAGTATGGAAGAATGGTTGCCAAAGTGACCTGTTCTAACATAAATCTCAATGAAGCTCTGCTAGAAAACAAACATGCCACAATTACCAAGTTGTTCTGCAAGAAAAGTGAATTTGCATTAGAGTCTTGGGCTATGAGATTTGGTTGCTAGTGTAGGTCAGAATCAGGCCTTTTTTGCCCATTTCTTTGGCTTTTTCTTGAAAATTCGTCTGCATCCGTTGCAGCAAAAAAAGTATTTTTTCCCATCATGCTCGTATGATACTGCTAGGGATTCATCCATTTCAATTCCACATACAGGATCTACTGGCACAAAGTATCGCTAATTATTTTCTATTTATACATTAAGAGATCTGCAACATTATTGATTTTAGCTCGTCGATTGTTTTTGCAAGCATTATTCCAGAGCGAAACTTGGCGCCCTGTCGCAGACCTTTGGTAAATCGCATTGCCTGCTGTCTGATGTTTGCAAATTTGATTTTGTATTGTGCTGCATAATCCAAATACTTGCAAAACATTTCCGTTCTGTTTTTTTGTGAGTATTTCTTGTATGTTCCTGTCTTGAGATAATCGTTTATCTGCTCAAACAAAAATGGATTTCCCATCGCACCTCGGCCTATCATGATATAATCACAGCCTGTCTCATCAATCATTTTTTTGGCAAGTTCTGGAGTTGTAATGTCGCCGTTTCCGACAACTGGGATGTCTACTGCTTGTTTTAGTTCTTTGATTAAAGACCAATCCGATTCGCCCGAATATCCTTGTTTTACTGTTCTAGCATGTAACGTTATCATCTGTACTCCTGCGCGCTCTGCAATACCTGCAATGTCCTTGAATACTAGATTGTCATCAACCCCTGCGCGCATTTTCAGCGTGACTGGCTTGTCGGTTGATTTGACTAGTGTTTCTAGAATTTTTCGAGTTAGGCTGAGGTTTTGCAACAATGCTCCACCTGCCATTTGTTGAGTGATGTGCGGTGCTGGGCATCCCATGTTATAATCAATGATGTCAAAATATGGTCCAACTATTTTGGCTGCTTTTTCCAGTGATTCCAAGTCGGAGCCAAACAGTTGTACTGCGAGAGGCCTCTCTTTGTAGGAATACTCGATAAACTCGGAAATGTCTTGGTTTTGCGCCTGGAGCTGTTTTCCTTTAGCAATTATTGCATGAATGCTTGTGAGCTCAGTCACCACTAGTCCTGCGCCCATTTCTTTGCAAATCAATCGTAAGGCAGGATCGCTTACTCCAGCCATGGGTGCCAAAAAGGCACGACTAGAAAATTGGGGCAGCATGATTTTTGCCGTTTTAGTTATTATATAAAATCAAGCAAACTATTCCGTTCGACTCAAACACACCAACAAAAATACTCTCACATTTTGCAAAAATTGTGATGAATCGCAGAGGTCTGACATTTTGGTATAATACAGCACTTGTTACTTTTGGTGTTGTAGCATTAGGAATCACTTGGTCTGTTATGAGCTCGGGATTTTCATCCAGTGATGTGATGAAAGAAGTGGTAGAAGAGGCCGTGCAAGATTCTGCAAATAATCTGCAGGTAATAGGAAAGATCACGGGCTCTGCAGATGTGTCTGATGCTAAAATCAAGGTTACCTCTACTCCAATTACAGCTACTACGACAGGCCTAGTAGACATGAGGCCTCAGAACATCAAGGTAACATACAAGATAATCAAGCTTGGAAGCCACGAGATCAGCTATGAAGATATCTATTCTGGAATGTTGGATGGTACTGCCTCCTCGCTTGGCGATGCACTCATCAAGGCAAAAGAACAAGGGCTAATCTCGGCAAATCCAAACATGGATGAAAAACCAGACACCACTAGCGCATTTTTGTATTGGGTCATACAACAAAATGACGATGTTTTTCTGGAAAGCAACGAAATTGCAAATCTGGTAGTTGTGTATTCTGATAAAGACAGACCAATATCTAGTGAATTCATCAAGCTTCAAGTGGAGGAAAGTGAAGGAATGCTGCTTGACATACAGCGAACAATTCCGACAATCTCTGGCAGTGTCGTAGATCTTGGCGGCAAAATAAAGAATTAGTTGGTGAATTTCTTTATCAAATCAGTAAATTCTGATTCTGACAAAGGAGGAATTTTCATTATCTGCAGGTTTTGGTCAACATGACTCTGGGTTTTTTGTCCTACTAGTGGCGCCAATACTCCTGGAGTTGAGCGAATGAATTGGAGACATCGAAGCGATGGCTGTGCAATATTTGCAAACTCTGGTATTGTTCCTGGAGCAAGCAGTCTTCCCTGCATCAGAGGAACACTGGTAAAGACTCCTATACCAAGTGATGTTGCGGCATTTAGGAGAGATACGTCTGTGCCAGAGATCTGCTGTGACTTTAGCATAAAGGCTTGGTCATAATACAAATTGTATGGCAACTGGATGAACCTAAAGCCGTGATTTTCTCCTCCAACCTTTTTTGCCAATTCGACGGTATCGTACAATGACAAGTATTGTGGACTGTCTTTTGAGACCCTGTAACACTCCCATGTTGCCATGCCATAGTATCGAATTTTTCCATCTGTTCTCATTTTTTCATAAAATGCAAAGACATCCTGTAGATTTTGCAAAAACTGCTGGCGAGGAATGTCTGGCTGGCCTTCAACTGCATTGTGTAGATACATTAGATCAATACATTCCAAGCCCAGGTTCTTTAGACTTCGATTTAGCTGGTCATGCAAGTACGGTATTGTCATGCAGTGATATCCAGATGAAATGTCGTTTGCCTTGATTGTGCCTGGCTTTGCATACTCGCGCTGTATGTATGCCCAGAATTCTTCTTTGATGTCTGCGTCATTTGTGACATAGCCGTTTTTTGTGCTCACAAAAATCTGGTCTCGGTCTATTTTGCCTTGTGAAATCAGGGATGCGATTGCCTTTCCTACGGAACGTTCTGCCTTTTGTGCCCTATAATTAATGGCAGTGTCAATTACATTGATTCCAGACAAGACTGATTTTTTGATTGCTTCTTCCACAAGTGCATCTGTTTGTGAATCTGGATTGCCAAGGTATGTCCCAATTCCCACATTTGATAGGGTGAGGTTTTGTATTGTTTTGTAGTTTTGCGGAATTGCGCCAGGCCTAGTTGAGAATTTTTTTGTTCCTTCTGGCGTGGCAGAGCCTGCAATCATGTTTGAATTTCCAATTTGTTTGATTTAACTGTTGGTTACTATGGCAATTATTATGCTAATTACAAACAATGCTCCGGTAATTCTAGAGAACAAAATCGTTGCCTTCATCGTAAGAACAAATTCCTCTAAACTGTCAATTGATTTTTTGATTTTTTTGCTAGATTGTATTGTCAATGGGATGGTAGTAAACACCATTGCGCTGTATATTGGCAACAGATCAAAGATGATTCCAAATGTGATTAGGCCATATGCTACACACGGGAAAACCAAATACAGATTCGCTGCACGCGATTTGCCAAGTACGATAACTAACGTCTTTCTTCCTTTTTGTTTGTCTGCATCATGATCTGGAAATGATGTGATAAACAAGACAAACGAAGATAATGCCCCTGCAACAATTCCTGCCAAAATGTTTGCAGGTAAGATTTGCTCTGTTTGGATAAACATCGTGCCAAGTACAATCATGGTTCCTTTAATGCCAACAAAGATTTCGCCAAGGCCTGAATCCACTATTTTTGTCGAGTAAAAATAGATGGACACAATTGCAAATCCAAGAATTGCAGCAATAATCCAGCCATGAACAATGACGAAATACGCGCCTGCAAATGAGCCCAAAACAAGGCAAATTATGCCTGCATAATACACCGTGGAAGGCTTTAGCAAGCCTTCTGGAAGCACCCCAGTTCCTCCGGAGAACTTGGTTCGCTTTGTTATTGCATCGATTCCTCGCTTGTAATCTGAATAATCGTTTAGAAGATCAACGCTTGCATGCAACAACACAACGCCCCCCATTGTGATTGCGGCCGATATTGCATCTATCGATTTTGTCTGCCAATATGATAACGCAAGACCAAGTGATACTGCAATTACCGATGCTAAAAGAAACTTTATTCTAATTACGCGGAACCAAACTGAAATGCTCATACAAGAGATTCGTCGCTTACGCTTAATGGTTTTCGCCCCATAAAGCCAACGTCTTTCTCATGCCAAAATTTTATCTCAGTTTCACCTTCTTTCCAGCACAGCCAAACATCCTCATCAAATCTTTTTGATGGAAAGTCAAGCAGCCCCTCTT from Candidatus Nitrosotenuis aquarius encodes:
- a CDS encoding thermonuclease family protein; translation: MLKTKIFALSLILAGLIALLTSLSYTNSEISPVTNIPRIEVPEIHTSEIKLPIVGSAKLTNIDNSQIVNSTNTCLGVELCTTDTIIKIIDGDTIYTTHHKVRLALVDAPEKYDSGFSDAKSFTNNLCPVGSTIFIDQDDRQKTDQYGRMVAKVTCSNINLNEALLENKHATITKLFCKKSEFALESWAMRFGC
- a CDS encoding YHS domain-containing protein is translated as MPVDPVCGIEMDESLAVSYEHDGKKYFFCCNGCRRIFKKKPKKWAKKA
- the dusB gene encoding tRNA dihydrouridine synthase DusB, giving the protein MLPQFSSRAFLAPMAGVSDPALRLICKEMGAGLVVTELTSIHAIIAKGKQLQAQNQDISEFIEYSYKERPLAVQLFGSDLESLEKAAKIVGPYFDIIDYNMGCPAPHITQQMAGGALLQNLSLTRKILETLVKSTDKPVTLKMRAGVDDNLVFKDIAGIAERAGVQMITLHARTVKQGYSGESDWSLIKELKQAVDIPVVGNGDITTPELAKKMIDETGCDYIMIGRGAMGNPFLFEQINDYLKTGTYKKYSQKNRTEMFCKYLDYAAQYKIKFANIRQQAMRFTKGLRQGAKFRSGIMLAKTIDELKSIMLQIS
- a CDS encoding aldo/keto reductase, with the translated sequence MIAGSATPEGTKKFSTRPGAIPQNYKTIQNLTLSNVGIGTYLGNPDSQTDALVEEAIKKSVLSGINVIDTAINYRAQKAERSVGKAIASLISQGKIDRDQIFVSTKNGYVTNDADIKEEFWAYIQREYAKPGTIKANDISSGYHCMTIPYLHDQLNRSLKNLGLECIDLMYLHNAVEGQPDIPRQQFLQNLQDVFAFYEKMRTDGKIRYYGMATWECYRVSKDSPQYLSLYDTVELAKKVGGENHGFRFIQLPYNLYYDQAFMLKSQQISGTDVSLLNAATSLGIGVFTSVPLMQGRLLAPGTIPEFANIAQPSLRCLQFIRSTPGVLAPLVGQKTQSHVDQNLQIMKIPPLSESEFTDLIKKFTN
- a CDS encoding prenyltransferase, producing the protein MSISVWFRVIRIKFLLASVIAVSLGLALSYWQTKSIDAISAAITMGGVVLLHASVDLLNDYSDYKRGIDAITKRTKFSGGTGVLPEGLLKPSTVYYAGIICLVLGSFAGAYFVIVHGWIIAAILGFAIVSIYFYSTKIVDSGLGEIFVGIKGTMIVLGTMFIQTEQILPANILAGIVAGALSSFVLFITSFPDHDADKQKGRKTLVIVLGKSRAANLYLVFPCVAYGLITFGIIFDLLPIYSAMVFTTIPLTIQSSKKIKKSIDSLEEFVLTMKATILFSRITGALFVISIIIAIVTNS